Proteins from a genomic interval of Anaerobaca lacustris:
- a CDS encoding chemotaxis protein CheW codes for MTNDVKRIQEALGSSPNKEGKYLTFALGREEYGLEILKVREIIGYIDVTAVPQTPHYVKGVVNLRGQVIPVIDLRAKFGMETAEITGQTCIIVVEIAQGGRTFSTGITVDRVQEVLDVGGDDIEGPPEFGTSMDSRFILGIAKIGNSVKILLDIDKVLAGESLDGVHQDLQEQ; via the coding sequence ATGACAAACGACGTGAAGCGGATTCAGGAGGCGCTGGGGTCCTCGCCAAACAAGGAGGGCAAATACCTCACGTTCGCGCTGGGCCGCGAGGAATACGGCCTGGAGATCCTCAAGGTGCGCGAGATCATCGGCTACATCGACGTGACCGCTGTCCCGCAGACGCCTCATTACGTCAAAGGCGTGGTCAACCTGCGCGGCCAGGTCATCCCCGTGATCGATCTGCGCGCCAAGTTCGGGATGGAGACCGCCGAGATCACCGGACAGACCTGCATCATCGTCGTCGAGATCGCGCAGGGTGGACGGACGTTCAGTACGGGCATCACCGTCGATCGCGTGCAGGAGGTCCTCGACGTGGGGGGCGACGACATCGAGGGCCCGCCCGAGTTCGGTACGAGCATGGACAGCCGTTTCATTCTCGGCATCGCCAAGATCGGCAACTCGGTCAAGATCCTGCTCGATATCGACAAGGTCCTGGCCGGGGAGAGCCTGGATGGTGTGCACCAGGACCTGCAGGAGCAGTGA
- a CDS encoding methyl-accepting chemotaxis protein: protein MTIGRKLALGFGVVLVLLTLTGVIAFRGVSGMETDAEEVIHKNVLVKDLSQGEIAHLNWANQVVALITDESITQLSVETDHHKCAFGQWLYSDARKEAERQVPELASILKEIERPHQELHESAIEIDHHFQQADAVLPGLLATRMVDHLKWADLIRDAFLNGKTSLEVETDPTRCALGQWLTSAEGKKAYEEAGPELKRAWDQMLVVHRALHESAVDVCRHIAEGEQGRVAAKKVFDERTMPLLEQTLGHMEQMKLAAEQALEGQNLAKQVLVTKTKPCLHTVQGLLHQAVGCVDEVVTRTNDGMMASARLTKWSVGVLSVVAVAIGIVAAVLIARGILSALTKIIASLKEGSEQVAAASGQVSAASQSLAEGATEQAAGLEETSSSLEEMSSMTKQNADNAQQANALAGEARKAADTGAESMTRMSKAINDIQKSSDETAKIIKVIDEIAFQTNLLALNAAVEAARAGEAGKGFAVVAEEVRNLAMRSAEAAKNTANMIEESVKNSKNGVDIATEVGKVLEQIVQSVGKTTNLVGEIAAASQEQAQGIDQVNTAVSQMDKVTQQNAANAEESASASEELSSQAESMNEIVGELVALVGGASGKPRSAGPQRGGRRGELSRSDHVYHDIASAAPARTPKAKQGHVAKPAVKRPIPLDEDERLDHFNS from the coding sequence ATGACAATCGGAAGAAAACTCGCGCTGGGATTCGGCGTTGTGCTCGTTCTGTTGACGCTGACGGGAGTTATCGCCTTTCGTGGTGTCAGCGGGATGGAAACGGATGCCGAAGAGGTGATTCACAAGAACGTACTTGTGAAGGATCTGTCGCAAGGTGAAATCGCCCATCTAAACTGGGCAAACCAGGTTGTCGCGCTGATCACCGACGAGAGCATCACGCAACTGAGTGTGGAAACGGACCACCACAAATGCGCTTTCGGTCAGTGGCTCTACAGTGACGCGCGCAAGGAAGCGGAGAGACAAGTCCCTGAACTGGCGTCTATCCTGAAGGAAATCGAGAGGCCCCATCAGGAACTCCATGAGTCCGCCATTGAGATCGACCACCACTTCCAACAAGCCGACGCGGTGCTTCCCGGTCTTCTGGCAACCCGCATGGTGGACCATTTGAAGTGGGCCGACCTGATTCGTGACGCTTTCCTGAATGGTAAGACATCGCTGGAGGTGGAGACGGATCCAACCCGCTGCGCTCTGGGGCAATGGCTCACCAGCGCGGAGGGAAAGAAGGCCTACGAAGAGGCGGGCCCCGAATTGAAGCGCGCATGGGACCAGATGTTGGTCGTTCACCGTGCGTTGCACGAATCGGCGGTGGATGTCTGCAGGCACATCGCCGAAGGTGAGCAGGGCAGGGTCGCAGCCAAGAAAGTGTTTGACGAGCGGACCATGCCCTTGCTCGAGCAGACGCTCGGTCACATGGAGCAGATGAAACTTGCGGCCGAGCAGGCTCTCGAGGGCCAGAACCTCGCCAAACAGGTCCTTGTCACGAAGACCAAGCCGTGTCTGCACACGGTACAGGGACTGCTCCATCAAGCGGTCGGTTGCGTCGACGAGGTTGTTACCCGTACGAACGACGGCATGATGGCCTCTGCAAGACTCACCAAATGGAGCGTTGGCGTTCTCAGTGTCGTTGCGGTTGCAATCGGAATCGTGGCAGCGGTCCTGATTGCCCGTGGCATCCTGTCGGCTCTGACGAAGATCATCGCCAGTCTCAAAGAAGGGTCCGAGCAGGTGGCGGCGGCGTCGGGGCAGGTCTCGGCGGCGTCGCAGTCGCTGGCCGAAGGGGCGACCGAACAGGCCGCCGGTCTGGAAGAGACTTCTTCGAGCCTGGAAGAGATGTCGTCGATGACCAAGCAGAACGCCGACAACGCTCAGCAGGCCAATGCCTTGGCCGGCGAGGCCCGCAAGGCCGCCGACACCGGCGCCGAATCCATGACCCGGATGAGCAAGGCCATCAACGACATCCAGAAGAGTTCCGACGAGACCGCCAAGATCATCAAGGTGATCGACGAGATCGCCTTCCAGACGAACCTGCTGGCCCTGAACGCCGCGGTCGAAGCGGCCCGGGCCGGCGAGGCGGGCAAGGGCTTCGCGGTGGTCGCCGAAGAGGTTCGCAATCTCGCAATGCGGTCGGCCGAGGCCGCCAAGAACACGGCGAACATGATCGAAGAGTCCGTCAAGAACTCCAAGAACGGCGTCGACATCGCCACGGAGGTCGGCAAGGTCCTCGAACAGATCGTCCAGAGCGTCGGCAAGACCACGAACCTGGTCGGCGAGATCGCGGCCGCCTCGCAGGAGCAGGCGCAGGGCATCGATCAGGTCAACACCGCCGTGTCGCAGATGGACAAGGTGACCCAGCAGAACGCCGCCAACGCCGAGGAAAGCGCCAGCGCCTCGGAGGAACTCAGCAGCCAGGCCGAGAGCATGAACGAGATCGTCGGCGAACTGGTTGCTCTGGTTGGAGGCGCATCGGGAAAGCCCAGGTCGGCCGGTCCTCAGCGTGGTGGACGACGCGGGGAACTCTCACGGTCGGACCATGTCTACCATGACATCGCCTCGGCTGCGCCGGCCCGGACGCCCAAGGCCAAGCAGGGCCACGTTGCCAAGCCGGCCGTCAAGAGACCGATCCCTCTGGACGAAGACGAGCGACTGGATCACTTCAACAGCTAA
- a CDS encoding phosphoribosylaminoimidazolesuccinocarboxamide synthase, producing MMQTVLQTSIAGTKPSRGKVRDIYDLGETLLIAATDRISAFDVIMTNGIPYKGIVLTQISKFWFEFFAGQVEHHLIDDDVAGFPNPFCDHADQLAGRTMLVKKVEVLPIECVVRGYLAGSGWKEYQADGTVCGVKLPAGLKQCQKLPEPIFTPATKAELGAHDENISFERAAEIIGSEKAAYVRDRSIEIFQKGSAYAESKGLILADTKFEWGLVDGKIILIDEVLTPDSSRFWPADKYEAGRDQESFDKQFVRNYLEEIKFNKSGPGVELPPDIVAKTSDKYIEAYERLTGKPFAWRS from the coding sequence CTGATGCAGACCGTGCTACAGACGAGTATCGCCGGCACGAAGCCGAGCCGGGGAAAAGTCCGCGATATCTATGACCTGGGCGAGACGCTGCTGATCGCGGCGACCGACCGGATCAGCGCGTTCGACGTGATTATGACCAACGGCATTCCTTATAAGGGCATCGTCCTGACGCAGATCTCGAAGTTCTGGTTCGAATTCTTCGCCGGCCAGGTCGAGCACCATCTGATCGACGACGACGTCGCCGGCTTCCCCAACCCGTTTTGCGACCACGCCGACCAGCTTGCCGGCCGCACCATGCTGGTGAAAAAGGTCGAAGTGCTGCCGATCGAGTGCGTCGTGCGCGGCTACCTGGCGGGTTCGGGCTGGAAGGAGTATCAGGCGGACGGCACGGTCTGCGGCGTGAAGCTGCCGGCGGGCCTGAAGCAGTGCCAGAAGCTGCCCGAACCGATCTTCACGCCCGCCACCAAGGCCGAGTTGGGCGCTCACGATGAGAACATCAGTTTCGAGCGGGCCGCCGAGATCATCGGCTCGGAGAAGGCGGCGTACGTCCGCGACCGCAGTATCGAGATCTTCCAGAAGGGCAGCGCCTACGCCGAAAGCAAAGGGCTGATCCTGGCCGACACAAAGTTCGAGTGGGGCCTGGTCGACGGCAAGATCATCCTGATCGACGAGGTGCTCACGCCGGACTCGTCGCGCTTCTGGCCGGCCGACAAGTACGAAGCGGGCCGCGACCAGGAGAGTTTCGACAAGCAGTTCGTCCGCAACTACCTTGAAGAGATCAAGTTCAATAAGTCCGGCCCCGGCGTCGAGCTGCCGCCGGACATCGTCGCCAAGACCAGCGACAAATACATCGAAGCCTACGAGCGCCTCACCGGCAAACCCTTTGCCTGGAGGTCCTGA
- a CDS encoding sodium:solute symporter: MRTHFTGIDWIVLAAYFSGTMAIGFYFYRKSRSTEGFTAAGRSLPGWVCGLSIFATYLSSISFLALPGKSYASNWNPFVFSLSLPLATWIATRWFLPYYRRTGEVSAYAHLESRFGPWARVYAGVFYLLTQLARMGAVMYLMALPLSVLLGWDIRTIILITGVSVTIYAFVGGIVAVIWADAMQSIVLMAGAGVCAVVMLLGMPEGPGQVFSIAAANDKFSLGSFGLSLAEPTFWVVLIYGITMNLQNFGIDQSYVQRYIASRSDREARKSVWLGGLLYVPVSAVFFFIGTSLFAYYQVHPSALEEVRTAVAVQKLQSQRLDPAANPDALVEIRENLTQDEIGDKVFPHFIGARLPAGITGLLIAAVFAAAMSTVSTSLNSSATLLMRDYYQRYVNRHANERQSMRVLYGATVVWGMLGTAVALLLVQVTSALDAWWTMSGIFGGGMLGLFLLGMISRRADNPAAVTGVCLGMLVIAWMSLSSRLPDDWAALRSGLHAFLIPVFGTLTILLVGLLIGRFRRAGQRAKIK; this comes from the coding sequence ATGAGGACGCATTTTACCGGCATTGACTGGATCGTCTTGGCGGCCTATTTTTCGGGCACGATGGCGATCGGCTTCTATTTCTACCGCAAGAGCCGCTCGACCGAGGGTTTTACCGCGGCGGGGCGGTCGCTGCCCGGCTGGGTGTGCGGGCTGTCGATCTTCGCCACCTACCTCAGCAGCATCAGCTTCCTGGCGCTGCCGGGCAAGTCCTACGCGTCCAACTGGAACCCGTTCGTCTTCAGCCTGTCTCTGCCGCTGGCGACCTGGATCGCGACGCGGTGGTTCCTGCCGTACTACCGACGGACGGGCGAGGTCTCGGCCTATGCCCACCTCGAAAGCCGCTTCGGCCCGTGGGCGAGGGTCTACGCCGGCGTGTTCTATCTGCTGACACAACTGGCCCGCATGGGAGCGGTGATGTATCTGATGGCCCTGCCGCTCAGCGTTCTGCTGGGCTGGGACATCCGCACGATCATCCTGATCACCGGTGTCTCCGTGACGATCTATGCGTTCGTCGGCGGGATCGTGGCGGTCATCTGGGCCGATGCGATGCAGTCGATTGTGCTGATGGCCGGCGCCGGCGTCTGTGCGGTCGTCATGCTTCTCGGAATGCCCGAGGGACCCGGTCAGGTCTTCTCGATCGCGGCCGCCAACGACAAATTCAGCCTCGGCAGCTTCGGCCTCTCGCTGGCCGAGCCGACCTTCTGGGTCGTCCTGATCTATGGCATCACGATGAACCTCCAGAACTTCGGCATCGACCAGAGCTACGTCCAGCGCTACATCGCCTCGCGCTCGGACCGCGAGGCCCGCAAGAGCGTCTGGCTCGGCGGCCTGCTGTATGTGCCGGTCTCGGCGGTGTTCTTCTTCATCGGCACGAGCCTGTTCGCCTATTATCAGGTCCATCCCTCCGCGCTCGAAGAGGTTCGCACGGCGGTGGCGGTGCAGAAGCTTCAATCTCAGAGGCTCGACCCTGCGGCCAACCCGGATGCATTGGTCGAGATCCGCGAGAATCTGACCCAGGACGAGATCGGCGACAAGGTCTTTCCGCATTTCATCGGGGCCCGGCTGCCGGCCGGCATCACGGGACTGCTGATCGCCGCCGTCTTCGCCGCGGCCATGTCCACCGTTTCGACCAGTCTGAACTCCTCGGCCACGTTGTTGATGCGGGATTACTACCAGCGCTACGTCAACCGCCATGCAAACGAGCGCCAGTCCATGAGGGTGCTGTACGGCGCGACGGTGGTCTGGGGCATGCTGGGCACGGCTGTCGCGCTGCTGCTGGTGCAGGTCACCAGCGCGCTCGATGCGTGGTGGACGATGTCGGGCATCTTCGGGGGCGGCATGCTCGGCCTGTTCCTGCTGGGGATGATCTCGCGGCGGGCGGACAATCCGGCGGCCGTGACCGGGGTCTGCCTGGGGATGCTGGTCATCGCCTGGATGTCGCTTTCGAGCCGTCTGCCCGATGACTGGGCGGCCCTGCGCAGCGGGCTCCACGCCTTCCTCATCCCGGTGTTCGGCACGCTGACCATTCTGCTGGTGGGCCTGCTGATCGGCCGCTTCCGCAGGGCGGGGCAAAGAGCAAAGATCAAATAG